From Deinococcus wulumuqiensis R12, one genomic window encodes:
- a CDS encoding ankyrin repeat domain-containing protein produces the protein MTQPSAPTDLDRQVLDFLQRAFDVVRSGDAAELGQMLDQGLPVNIRNQKGDTLLMLATYHGHLDATRLLLSRGADASVANDMGQTPLQAAAFKGEVPMVRLLLDHGADVESRGPTGRTALMFAAMFERLDIMELLVERGADLRARDEAGTTPLDAARTMNAQEAVRWLEQRLAADPA, from the coding sequence ATGACCCAGCCTTCTGCCCCGACCGACCTCGACCGCCAGGTCCTCGACTTTCTGCAACGCGCCTTCGATGTGGTGCGCTCCGGTGACGCCGCCGAACTCGGGCAAATGCTCGACCAGGGCCTGCCGGTCAACATCCGCAACCAGAAGGGCGACACCCTGCTGATGCTCGCCACCTACCACGGCCACCTTGACGCGACCCGGCTGCTGCTCTCGCGCGGCGCCGATGCCAGCGTCGCCAACGACATGGGCCAGACGCCCCTGCAAGCCGCCGCCTTCAAGGGCGAGGTGCCGATGGTGCGCCTGCTGCTCGACCACGGCGCCGACGTGGAAAGCCGGGGACCGACGGGCCGCACCGCCCTGATGTTCGCGGCGATGTTCGAGCGCCTCGACATCATGGAGTTGCTGGTCGAACGTGGCGCCGACCTGCGGGCCAGGGACGAGGCGGGCACCACCCCGCTGGACGCCGCCCGCACCATGAACGCGCAGGAGGCGGTCCGCTGGCTGGAGCAGCGGCTGGCCGCTGACCCGGCCTGA
- a CDS encoding ferritin-like domain-containing protein, with protein sequence MTDESRTAGASAGRRTFLRGLAGTAVAASFGDAFGLGGAGVPVGQQGSVLDLAATAEALSVTLYAQVLSRGSFVLTPDTADDLRGVLAAEAHHLELLRSLGGRPLTTTFALPPQLLTDAGVFADTALELEQISTSAYLGATHQLAATQPELAATMAQLAASEAQHLTLLSQLSGYGPFRDTLPAATFRRMADTAPALAPYLKTSQGQGSPLPTDADVRRVLGTRPVPRGEAFVQLYRPAPGR encoded by the coding sequence ATGACCGACGAATCTAGGACAGCTGGCGCGAGCGCGGGCCGCCGCACCTTCCTGCGCGGTCTGGCCGGCACCGCCGTCGCCGCGAGCTTCGGTGACGCCTTCGGCCTCGGCGGTGCCGGGGTGCCGGTCGGCCAGCAGGGGTCGGTGCTCGACCTCGCCGCCACTGCCGAGGCGCTGTCCGTCACCCTGTACGCGCAGGTGCTCAGCCGGGGCAGCTTCGTCCTGACCCCGGACACCGCCGACGACCTGCGCGGCGTGCTCGCTGCCGAGGCGCACCACCTTGAACTGTTGCGCTCGCTGGGGGGCCGCCCGCTGACCACCACGTTCGCCCTGCCCCCCCAGCTGCTGACCGACGCGGGTGTCTTTGCCGACACCGCACTCGAACTGGAACAGATTTCGACCAGCGCCTACCTCGGCGCGACCCACCAGCTGGCCGCGACCCAGCCCGAACTCGCCGCGACGATGGCGCAGCTCGCCGCGAGCGAGGCGCAGCACCTCACCCTGCTCTCGCAGCTCAGCGGGTACGGTCCCTTCCGTGACACGCTGCCCGCCGCGACCTTTCGCCGTATGGCCGACACCGCTCCGGCTCTGGCGCCCTATCTTAAGACCAGCCAGGGCCAGGGCAGCCCCCTGCCGACCGACGCCGACGTGCGCCGCGTCCTGGGCACCCGCCCGGTGCCGCGTGGCGAGGCGTTCGTGCAGCTCTACCGCCCCGCGCCTGGGCGCTGA